One window of Dysgonomonas mossii genomic DNA carries:
- a CDS encoding choice-of-anchor Q domain-containing protein translates to MKYRVVELAKINIFSSFMKSIGASVVLVLFLMLFNSCQEGNDFSDSEEITLSFSNDTIRFDTVFTTLGSATKQFKIYNRNNNSLTIQSIELVNASKSGFRMNIDGEKGTKLTNVDILKKDSLYGFVEVTVDPTNTKNPLLIRDSIRLVVNGNIQYVQLEAVGQDVYIWKDKVVTTDSVITGDKPLLIYNSLTINKGVTLDVQKGTTFFLRNNASVDIYGSVIAQGTVQEPIVFRGSRFDNIDGNIPYDNTPGQWSGITFHAESYGNVLNNVIVKNAVRGVTFSAADTQYKKAEFANTIVQNTSEYGLLATNCYINFQNCLFANSKGAAISLIGGKYSFLHCTLANYYRWSMRQKECLAIGNVYEGKAYDLDKCDFINSIISGSASGELLLSGVSTVAYNYKFQNCLIKAIEQKDEHFVNTVWNADPLFVNINNNKDYSYNFELQATSPAIGKADRSYSLLLPYDLKGRSRLADTDPDIGCYERSE, encoded by the coding sequence ATGAAATATAGAGTAGTAGAGCTAGCTAAGATTAATATCTTTTCTTCATTTATGAAGTCCATCGGAGCTTCTGTTGTGCTAGTCTTGTTTCTTATGTTATTTAATAGTTGTCAGGAGGGTAATGACTTTTCGGATAGCGAAGAAATCACACTCTCATTCTCTAATGATACAATTCGTTTCGATACCGTTTTTACAACCTTGGGCTCGGCTACAAAACAGTTTAAAATATACAACAGAAACAATAACTCTCTAACCATACAATCCATCGAATTGGTGAACGCTTCAAAAAGCGGTTTCCGTATGAACATCGACGGCGAAAAAGGAACCAAGCTCACCAATGTGGATATACTCAAAAAGGATAGTCTGTACGGATTTGTTGAGGTAACGGTAGATCCCACCAATACAAAGAACCCGCTGCTGATAAGGGATTCGATTCGCCTTGTTGTGAACGGCAACATACAATATGTGCAGTTGGAGGCCGTAGGACAAGATGTATATATCTGGAAAGACAAAGTGGTGACAACCGACTCGGTGATAACAGGTGATAAACCACTGCTTATATACAATTCGCTTACCATAAATAAAGGTGTGACTCTGGATGTACAAAAAGGAACAACTTTCTTCTTGCGGAACAATGCTTCTGTAGATATATATGGTAGTGTCATAGCGCAAGGAACGGTACAAGAACCGATTGTTTTCAGGGGAAGCCGCTTTGATAATATAGACGGAAATATACCATACGATAATACTCCCGGACAATGGAGCGGGATAACTTTCCATGCCGAGAGTTATGGCAATGTCCTCAATAATGTAATTGTAAAAAATGCAGTACGGGGAGTAACATTTTCGGCGGCAGATACCCAATACAAGAAAGCTGAATTTGCAAACACAATTGTACAGAATACATCAGAGTATGGCTTGTTGGCGACAAACTGTTATATAAACTTTCAGAATTGCTTGTTTGCCAATTCAAAAGGTGCGGCTATTTCGTTGATCGGCGGGAAATATAGTTTCTTACATTGCACGCTGGCTAATTATTATAGATGGTCGATGCGTCAAAAGGAGTGTCTGGCTATCGGGAATGTGTATGAGGGAAAGGCTTATGATTTGGATAAATGCGATTTTATCAACTCTATTATATCCGGCTCAGCTTCGGGTGAACTGCTGCTAAGTGGAGTTAGTACAGTTGCATACAACTATAAATTTCAGAACTGCCTGATTAAAGCCATTGAACAAAAGGATGAGCACTTTGTAAATACTGTGTGGAACGCAGATCCATTGTTTGTAAATATAAATAATAATAAGGATTATTCATATAATTTCGAACTGCAAGCCACATCACCTGCTATCGGTAAGGCAGACAGATCTTACTCGTTGCTACTACCTTATGATCTAAAAGGACGTTCGAGGCTTGCAGATACCGATCCTGATATTGGTTGCTATGAACGGAGTGAGTAA
- a CDS encoding endonuclease/exonuclease/phosphatase family protein, which translates to MFYNVENLYDTKDNPATNDDEFTPGGQLHWTNYRYWQKLHNISKAVSSVGEGYPPAIVGLCEVENDSVLYHLTKRTALQKHKYEYVITRSKDLRGSNVALLYQRDQIKILSRKSYTPDLGDSVRSTRDILHVTGKVVNGTLLDVFVCHFPSRREGIRKTRPHRIKCAQLLKHKVDSVLHLRKGANVIIMGDFNDYPNDISMSEVLGGKRIESDISTKGLYNLLYDRIDKKGAGSYKYKGKWGFIDQIVVNGNLLEKGGKVFVKDKTVHVFSAEFLLEADNKKYGGQKPFRTYSGFKYLGGYSDHLPIYMDLLISP; encoded by the coding sequence ATGTTCTATAACGTTGAAAACCTGTACGACACAAAAGATAATCCGGCTACAAATGATGATGAATTCACTCCCGGCGGACAGTTGCATTGGACTAATTATCGCTATTGGCAGAAGTTGCATAACATAAGCAAAGCAGTGTCTTCGGTAGGGGAGGGATATCCTCCGGCGATAGTGGGGTTGTGCGAAGTGGAGAACGACTCTGTTCTTTATCATCTTACAAAGCGAACCGCATTACAGAAACATAAATATGAATACGTGATCACTCGGTCGAAAGACTTGAGGGGTTCAAATGTTGCCCTTCTTTATCAACGTGATCAGATAAAGATACTGAGCCGGAAATCATATACGCCCGATTTGGGAGACTCGGTACGCTCTACAAGAGATATATTGCATGTTACGGGCAAGGTAGTTAATGGCACATTGTTAGATGTTTTTGTTTGTCACTTCCCATCACGTCGTGAAGGTATCCGCAAGACCAGACCGCACCGTATAAAGTGCGCCCAACTGTTGAAACATAAAGTAGACAGTGTCTTGCACCTTCGTAAAGGGGCTAACGTTATCATTATGGGAGACTTTAACGACTACCCGAATGATATAAGTATGTCCGAAGTGCTCGGAGGAAAAAGGATCGAATCCGATATCTCAACTAAAGGTTTGTATAACCTTCTTTACGACAGGATTGACAAAAAGGGAGCAGGCTCTTACAAGTATAAGGGTAAATGGGGTTTTATTGATCAAATAGTTGTCAATGGAAACCTGTTAGAAAAAGGAGGAAAGGTATTTGTAAAAGATAAAACCGTACACGTTTTTTCGGCTGAATTCTTGTTAGAGGCAGACAATAAAAAGTATGGTGGACAAAAACCGTTCAGGACCTACTCAGGCTTCAAATATCTTGGTGGATATAGTGATCATTTACCTATTTATATGGATCTGCTTATCAGTCCCTGA
- a CDS encoding MarR family winged helix-turn-helix transcriptional regulator: protein MKTEETLNLDQDLDLIFPIINGKVSMAINRMMYRNFKKEGLDITPEQWTVLAFLWREDGVTQQTLCNSTFKDKPSMTRLLDNLTKQNLVYRNASVSDRRSNLIYLTDLGKSIKEKAGKAVYTTMEAALDGIDEEGLKQVRVLLAAVFGNVSQALDDK, encoded by the coding sequence ATGAAGACCGAGGAAACATTGAACTTAGATCAGGATTTGGACCTGATATTTCCCATTATTAACGGTAAAGTATCGATGGCCATAAACAGGATGATGTACAGGAACTTCAAAAAAGAAGGACTGGATATCACTCCCGAACAATGGACTGTCCTTGCTTTTCTGTGGCGCGAAGACGGGGTTACACAACAGACGTTATGTAATTCAACATTCAAGGATAAGCCTAGTATGACACGCCTGCTAGATAATCTTACAAAACAAAATCTGGTGTATCGCAATGCTTCGGTTAGCGATCGTCGATCCAACCTTATCTATCTCACCGATTTAGGCAAGTCGATCAAGGAAAAAGCCGGAAAAGCTGTTTACACCACCATGGAAGCCGCACTCGACGGCATAGACGAGGAAGGGCTAAAACAGGTAAGAGTACTGCTTGCCGCGGTGTTCGGCAACGTAAGTCAAGCCTTGGACGACAAATAA